The nucleotide sequence AACATAATCTTGTATGGCTTGCTCGCTACAATCGTATTTTTGCTGGTCTATTTTTAGTTTTAAACATTCTGAAGTATAAATAGGCGGTTCTTCTTTTTTTGCCATATCAAACTGAAGTTTTTCATAAGGTGTCAATTCCTCTTGCTTAAAATCTTTTATAAGTCTGCTTTGCTCATCAAAAGTTCTGTGCAGTTTTATTCTTCCTTTTTGATCGTATTCGTACCACTCTCCTACTGGTAAACCATTTTTATAAGTAGCTTCTAATTTAGGCTCTCCATTTTCATAATACTCCTTGGCTTCGCCATTAAGTTTATCGTCTGTAAAATAAAATTGTTTTACTAAGGCTTCCGTTTTTATATCGTAGCAGTTAAATGCTCCTTGTAGTCTGTTTTGGCTATCAAAATAGCATTCGCATTTATATACGGCATCTCTGGTGCTGGCATTTTGCCAATCTTCGTTAAAAAGGAGTGTTTTTTCTTGCTGTGCAAAAGCAGTATTAAATGTAAGTAGGAATAGGAAAATTAAAATTCCTAATAGATGAAATTGCTTAAATTTATTTCTGGGTTTTTGTTCCATCTTCACTATTTCCACAATAACTATCTACCAATCCCTTAGCATCTTCATAGCCAAACTTATATGATATTTTGGCATCTTTACAGGCTTTATCATCTTCTCCTAATGCTCTGTTTACAGAAGCTCTAACATAATACAGCTCTGGGTCTGAAGAAACTAAAGCAATAGCTTTTTGAATAATTATTTTAGCGGCCATTGGTTCTCCCAGTTCTAATAAACATCTACTTTTTAGTGCTAAACCTTTGGTATCATCGGGGTGTTGTTCTAAAAAATATATTACATTTTCTAAAGCCATAGAATAGCTACTTAAATCATAATATATTTCAGCTATATAATAATAGGCTTCGGTAAGTGTTTTATTAAAGGCTACGCCTTGTTTTAAATCTACAATAGCATCGTCAAAAATTTCAAAATTAAACTTTGCTATTCCTCTGTATAAATAGACTTGTCCGGCATATTTTTCATAACCTTCTTTTACGCCTTCGCCTATAAGTTTATCTCCGTATTGCATGGCTTCTCTATAATTTTCGGCTTCAACTAATGATTTCATTTTTTCAGCTCCTGCTTTAAAATCGCCTTGTGAGTAGGAATAAAAAATAATAGATAGCAGTACTAAAGTTAATTTGAATTGTTTCATATAGCTTGGTTTTTGGTTAAAGTTATTAAAAAAAACCGAATTATCGCTATTTTTTTGCTTTTCTTTTAAAATCTCCTCTTTTCCAAGCCTCTATAAACTGTGCCCAAGCAAACACATTAAAGATGTTTTGAGGTGGAGCTTGACCGGCATAATAAAATTTTCGTGCTTCTGATCTTAAGTAATAATTGCTGTTTTCTCTACCATCATAAGCTAAATTTTCGCCCATTTCTTTTAAGTATTCTCTCTCTAAATTTCTTAATGCTCTATCGGTATCTGTTTCTTCCGCTTTGTCTAAACTTAAAAATGCTTGTTTAAACATATCTTTTGTGGGCCAAGGATAAATACGTACCGTATCTAAATAATAAGTATTGGTAGTCATTAATTTAACTATTGAATATTTATTGGTTTGCAAATCGGTGGGTATGGCAAATTTGCTGTCTTTAAAACCTATGCAAGAAAAAAGGATGGTATCGCCTTCTTTTGCGGCAAAAGAAAAGAAACCCTCTTCGTTAGACATTGTACCTCTATTAGTACCACTTATTTTTATACTGGCAAAAGGGATACCCATAAGGGTGTCGGGTGTAAGTATATATCCCGAAAATTGAATGATTTCATCACTAATGTCTTGTGCTTTAGCTACTCCAAATAAAGTTATAAAAAGTAAAACATAATATTTCATGTATCAAAAGTAATAAGAAAAAAGTATAAAATATGGAGATTAACAGATATTAGGGTTTTGTATTTCACTTCTTAACAAATTGAGTATATTGTTCATTTACTTTAATAAAATAGATGCCCTCGGGGTAATCTTGAACATCAACATATATACTGTTTGTATTAAAAAGTAATGTTTTTTCTTCTACAACTTGACCAAAGTTATTGTAAATACCATAACTTGTTATTTTCTTGTCAATACTTATATTTAAAATAGCATTTGCTGGATTTGGATAGACACTTATGTTTTGTTTTATTTCTTTAATGGGTGTAGCAGGGCAAATTCCTACTTGCTTGCTTACTAATGTGGTATTACAATTTGCATCTATAAAATAACGCCAATAAGAACTACTGGCAAATGGACTCCAATTATTTTGTATGCCAAAAGTTAAAGTATCTCCGGCAGTACTCTCTTTTAAAGTAAAATATCCATCGCACGACATACCCAGAATAATTGCATTATATATCAATTCAATATTTCCATAAGAAGAAAATAGCTGAAATTCGTCCATTAATTTATTGAAGTTTAAGATGTCTGAACTATAAAACTCATTTATAATAAAATTGTTTAAGTGCGAATAATTTTGAGAATGTAGATTATACAATTGCATAAAAGAATCTAAAGGAGCAAAGGAAGAATAATTGCCATATTGTACCAAAGTATCTTTCCACGGAATACTATCGTATATACTAAACCGTATCCCCATGGGATAAGAGTTATTTAAAGAAACTTCCCATGTATGCATATTAAAATCTTGAGCTTGTGCGTCAATTACAGTAAATAATCCCAGTATTTTTTCTACTTGGGCAATAGGCATTCTAATGCTATCATAATTTACATTAGTAGAATCATCTAAAGCGTTAAATAGTAATTGATAATTTATATCATCTCTATAATTTGAATCAATAGTGGCTGTATAAGTACAATTTTGACTTTGAGCCCATGAAAATAAACTAAAGCTAAGAAAAAATAGAATTGTACGCATATTAAATTAATTTGGAAAAATAAAGATAATAATTTTTACATATTTTTTATCAATTACTGCCAATAACTAATCTTGAAAGTTCTAACTTTTAAGAATTTCCCAATTACCTTATTTACAAATTAACTAATTCCCTACCTTTGCGTTTCAAAAATTGAATATAAATGGCTCAACAAGACGATTTGTTTAAAAATATAGTTTCGCACGCTAAAGAATACGGTTTTATTTTTCAATCATCTGAAATATATGATGGGCTTAGTGCCGTGTATGATTACGGACCTAATGGCGTAGAGCTAAAAAACAACATTAAACAATACTGGTGGAAAGCCATGGTGCAAATGCACGAAAACATAGTGGGTATTGATGCCGCTATTTTTATGCACCCACTTACTTGGAAAGCCAGCGGCCATGTTGATGCGTTTAACGACCCACTAATTGATAATAAACAAAGTAAAAAACGCTATAGAGCAGATGTTTTGGTAGAGGAACACATAGAAAAAATCAACCAAAAAATTCAGAAAGATGTAGATAAAGCCAAGGCACGTTTTGCCGATGCTTTTGATGAAGCACAGTTTAGAAGCACCAACCCAAATGTGGTACGCAGACAAGAAGAAATAGATGCTATTGAAGCCCGTATGAAAAAATGCTTAGAAAATGAAGATTGGGCAGATTTTAAGCAAATGATAGAAGATTTAGGTATTGCCGACCCTGTTTCCGGTTCAAAAGAATGGACAGATGTACGTCAGTTTAACTTAATGTTTAACACGCAACTGGGAAACATAGCCGGAGAAGAAGGAAAATTATACCTACGCCCCGAGACAGCTCAAGGTATTTTTGTTAATTTTTTGAATGTATTAAACACTTCTCGCCAAAAAGTGCCTTTTGGTATAGCACAAATAGGTAAAGCATTTAGAAACGAAATAGTGGCACGCCAGTTTATTTTCCGTATGCGGGAGTTTGAACAAATGGAAATGCAGTTTTTTGTACGCCCGGGCGAGCAAAAAAAATGGTACGAATACTGGAGAGATACCCGACTAAATTGGCATAAAACATTAGGCTTAGGAGCAGACAACTATCGTTTTCACGACCATATAAAAACAGCTCATTATGCCGATGCCGCTTTAGACATAGAATTTAATTTCCCCTTTGGTTTTAAAGAACTGGAAGGTATTCATTCCCGAACAGATTTTGATTTAAAACAACATCAAGAGCTAAGTGGTAAAAAACTACAATACTTTGATCCGGAAATTAACGAAAGCTATGTGCCTTATGTTATAGAAACGTCTATTGGTTTAGACCGTATGTTTTTAGCTACGCTAAGTGCCTGCTTAAAAGAAGAAGATTTAGGCGAAGGCAAAACAAGAACGGTGCTTTCTTTACCTCCTGTGTTGGCTCCTGTTAAAGTGGCTATTTTCCCTTTAACTAAAAAAGACGGCTTACCCGAAAAAGCAAGAGAAATTTTTAATAAACTTCGGGTTGATTTAGCCGTAGAATACGAAGAAAAAGACAGCATAGGCAAACGCTACAGACGCCATGATGCCATTGGTACGCCTTATTGCATTACTATTGACCACCAAACATTGGAAGACAATACCGTAACCATAAGAGAACGCGACACAATGGAACAAGAGCGTGTAGATATAGACAAAGTTCGTCAAGTGGCTTTGGAAAGATGTAGCTGGGGGAAAGTGCTGGGATAAAACAAACAGAAAACGGATTATCATGACGGAAATTTTGAAGCATGAAAAATTATCCGTCATCTTATATAAATTAGTTTAGCTTAATTTAATAAATGTTTTATATTTTTGCAAAAAAAAACAATATGAAAAGAATAAGCTTATTTTTATTTTTTGCAATTAGTATAATTTATTTTTCGTGTAACGATAACGATGATGACAATAATGATAACGGCATATATGGTGTATGGAATGTAACGGATGTAAATACATTAGACTGTAATAGTAATGGTCAAAGTTTTACTTATACATATACTTATCAAATTTCAATTGATAAATTGGGAGAAGACTCTATTATTATTACTAATTTGAATGAAAGAAATTTTACTTTTAAAGGTATCTTTACCGGAAGTTCTCTAAGTTTTTCTAACGGTTCTTCAGGTAGTGGGGCTTGTAGTGGTACAGGAATATTCTCTAATAATACCATTAACTTTACTATAGGTTGTCATAATGCTAATCTATATGGAGATTATGGAGCAGATTGCCCAAATTTTTATTATATAACTAGTGTTGACAAACAAACTTCAGCCAATAGATAGAGAAATATAAAATATTACTCCACATACACCATTTTAGAGTAAGTAACTTCATCTGAATTTTCGTAGTAGTCAATTTTAGATTTGCTGTTATTAGGGAAATAAATTTGCATATAAATATCCCCCTTTTCTATAGCTTCAAATGTTTGGCTATAATATATTTCGTCAACATAGGTAAAATGCCACCCACTCATAAAAGAAGCATCAAAAAACCAAAAATTAGCATAATCATTTGGATTATTTTGTTGAGAAATAACAATTTTCAAACTCGCATTTTCTTCTAAATTAGCCACCATACCATAGCTTTCATATCCTTGAATAGTATCTGTTTCTATTTCTGTAGAGTCTGTTTCTGTCTGTTGCAATATATTTAACCCAAAACTGGTAGAGGCAGGGTAAGTAATTTTGTTTTTAGGGTCGTCATCTTCTTTTTTACAGGCTAAAATAGTTACAATTAATACTAATAATAAAGTTAAATTTTTCATTCTTTTTAAGTTTTGACTTCTAATATAGATGTTTTTTTATAATTAATGTAGATTAGAAACATATAAAAATTAGAATTTTACATTAACAATACTTATATTTCTTAGTAGCAAAGAATTTGTATCTTTGCACCTCGTTAAAAAATAAAAATGAGTACAAATACAATGAATTACAAAGTAAAAGATATTTCCTTAGCAGAATGGGGAAGAAAAGAAATTAGACTTGCGGAAGCAGAAATGCCGGGTTTAATGTCGTTGAGAGAAGAGTTTGGAGCATCTAAACCATTGAAAGGAGCAAGAATAGCAGGCTGTTTACACATGACTATTCAAACGGCAGTTTTAATAGAAACTTTAGTAGAATTAGGTGCAGATGTAACTTGGTCTTCTTGCAATATATTTTCTACACAAGACCACGCAGCAGCAGCTATAGCCGCAGCAGGAGTGCCTGTTTTTGCTTGGAAAGGCATGAACGAAGAAGAATTTGACTGGTGTATAGAGCAAACATTGCACGCTTTTGAAGGTGGCAAGCCTTTAAATATGATTTTAGATGACGGAGGAGATTTAACCAATATGGTTTTAGACCGCTATCCTGAATTGGTAAAAGACATTAGAGGAATTTCTGAAGAAACTACCACAGGCGTACACCGTTTATACGAAAGAGAAAGAAAAGGAACTTTAGCATTGCCGGCTATTAATATTAATGATTCAGTTACAAAATCTAAATTTGATAATAAATACGGCTGTAAAGAATCTTTAGTAGATTCTATAAGAAGAGCTACAGATTTAATGTTGGCAGGTAAAACGGCAGTAGTAGCAGGCTACGGAGATGTAGGAAAAGGTTCTGCCGCTTCTTTAAGAAATGCAGGTGTGCGTGTTACGGTTACAGAAATAGACCCAATATGTGCTTTGCAAGCAGCTATGGACGGTTTTGCTGTTAAGAAAATGGAAAATGCTGTAAAAGAAGCAGATATTATTGTTACCGCCACAGGAAATAAAGACATTATAAAAGGTGAGCATTTTAAAGGTATGAAAGATAAAGCCATTGTTTGCAATATCGGACACTTTGATAATGAAATAGATATGGCTTGGTTAAATAAAAACTATGGTAATACTAAAGATGTAATTAAGCCACAGGTAGATATGTATGAAGTTGATGGTAAAAATATTATAGTATTGGCAGAAGGTCGTTTGGTTAATTTGGGCTGTGCTACAGGGCATCCAAGTTTTGTAATGAGTAATTCATTTACTAACCAAGTGTTAGCTCAGTTAGAATTATGGACAAATACTGACCAATATGAAAACAAAGTTTATGTTTTGCCTAAGCATTTAGATGAAAAAGTTGCAGCACTTCACTTAGAAAAAATAGGTGTAGAATTAGAAGAACTTTCTCAAGAGCAAGCTGATTATATAGGTGTACCTAAAGCAGGGCCTTTTAAACCGGATTATTATAGATATTAATATCTCATAAATTAGAATTAAAAATGGCGAGCTAACACAGTTCGCCATTTTTTTTGGAAAAACCTTACTTTTACATCATGAAGTATAATGCAAATAATGCCCCTAAACCTGTAGGCGCTTACCCTCATGCTCGTAGAGCGGGCAATTTATTATTCCTTTCAGGAATAGGACCAAGAACTACAGAAGGCGACCACAGCGGTGTGCCGGGTTTAGAATTAGATAAAAATGGCAATTTTAAAACTTTTGATTTTGAAGCTCAATGTCATTCTGTTTTTAAAAATGTAAAAGCCGTTTTAGAAGATTGTGGAGCTAAGTGGGATGATTTAGTAGATGTAACCGTTTTTTTGACAGATATGAAGCGAGATTTTCATACCTACAACAAAATTTATGCTGAATATTTTAAAGATAACCAACCTTGCAGAACTACCTGCGAAATTAAAAGCCTACCTACACCTATTGCTATAGAATTAAAATGTATAGCATATTTAGGGAAAGATTGATAGATGATGGACATTTACAATATAGTTATGCAAAAAAAATCTAAAAGCGGAGCAGTCTTATTTAATTTTCACTTCTTTCATCAGTTCAGACTTTGCCTCTTGCTCATTTGACATTAGTCTATAATTTCCTCCGCCTGTGTTGGCTAAGTTTTGTATGTATGTTTTCTTCTTTTCGTCTGCCGAGTTGTTTAACTGCATTACAGAAAGACTTATGCCTTTATTCAAATTTGAATTTACAATATTTAAAGCCGTTGGGCTTACACCAAATTCGCCATCGGTGGCTATAATAATTTTGTTGTTTTCTTTAGGTTTAAAAGATTTAGTAGCAATTTGATAGGCTATTTCTAAGCCTTTTACTAAGTCGGTTCCCCCACTGGACTCTAAAGTATCTAATAGAATTTTTATTTTTAATTTGTCTTTAACTCCGGCATTTGGATAAAGCAATTTGGCATCACCGGAATAAGCTACTAAACTAATATTATCTTCTGGTCTTAGTATATTCATTAAATGGAGTAAACTTGATTTAAGTAAAGGAAATTTCCCCGATTTTAACATAGAAGGCGATACATCCATTAAGAAAACAATATTATTAATTTTTGCTCCTTCCAAACTGTTTTCGTTAGTAGCATCAAATACAGCTTTAGTTACAGTCGGTTTTGCTATTTCAGGAGCTAAATCTTCTTTTTTTGTCAATAAATTTTCTGTAGCGATAGCTTCTTTTTTTACATCTATTTGGCTTACGGTTCTTTTAGCATAAAAAGGCAAAGGTTCTTCGGTGTATTGCAAAAAATTAATATTTGCTTGCTTTACTAAATTATTATATGCTCCGGCACTTCCTGTTTTTGTTGCCGATGAATTAAAAGCTTCCACAGCATTGTATAAAAACACCTCTAATTCTTCATCGGTTTTGTTAGACTGCAAAAACTGCTCCGCCCAGCTGGCAATTTCATTAGCGGTATTTTCTATTTCTTTTTTATGATTTTCCATTTCCAGCGTGCCTATCCTAAACTCGCCTTCTCTTCTTAGTACATTTAAGTTTACTATTTTATTGGCATCTTGCAAAGCTTTATTGAGCATAGCTAAATAAGATTTTAATTGTATGTCATTTTTGCTTCTCATAGCCATAATAACATTCTTACTTTGCCCCACTATATTTTTTAAAATATACAAATCTTCATTAAGATCTTTCTTTTTAAAATTAATGGCACAAGACAGTGAAAAATCATAGCTTAAATCTACAAATTCCTTAGCTATAGCATCTAACTGCTCTAAAATTAGCATACAATCTTTGTAATAATTGATAGTGTATTTAGTGTTTTGTAGTTGCAAGCATAAATTATTAAACATAGTTACTTTTGCATACAGCACTACAATATTTTTTTTATAATCAAACAATCTATTCCCTGTATTTTCAGAACCCGGATTTGAAGCTAAAGATTTTACAAAATCTTCACTTATAGTTTGAGTAAATTGAAATTTAGGTAGTGTTTTAGCTTGTTTACTTGTGTTCCAAATATTAAGTTGCTGCTGAAAAATTATCAGTTTGTTTTCATTAAGGTTAATATGCCAAATTAAGGAGTTGGCTTTTTGTGTAAATTCATTAATTTTCTTTTGCTCAACTTTTAAATCTTGTTGGGCATAAGAAAATTGCACTAATGCAATAGACAGCAGTAAAAACTTACTTAATGCACCCATGATTTATAATAATCGGCATCTTCTATTTTTAAGGCAAAATCGGTAATTTGAAGTGGCTTAAATGTATCTACCATTACTGCAAGTTCTTCTGTAGCTTTTTTGCCTATGCTTTTTTCTACCGCTTCGCCATGCGGACCGTGAGGCACACCTAATGGATGCAAGCTAAACATACCTTCTACCACATCGGTTCGGCTCATAAATTTTGGTGCTACATAATAAAGCACTTCATCGCTATCTACATTGCTGTGGTTATATGGTGCAGGTATAGCATCGGGATGATAGTCATATAGCCTTGGCACAAATGAACAAATAACCAAACCGGCAGATGCAAAAGTTTGATGTATAGGCGGAGGTAAGTGAACACGACCTGTTATAGGTTCAAAATTATGTATAGAAAAAGTATAAGGATATAAATATCCGTCCCAGCCTACGGCATCAAAAGGATGAAATTTATAGGTATAATCGTATAATAAATCATCTTTTTTAATTTTAATTAAAAACTTGCCTTCTTCATTGTGTGATTTTAATTTTTTAGGTGGATGCATATCTCTTTCGCAAAAAGGAGAATGTTCTAATAATTGTCCAAATTCATTTCTATATCTCTTTGGCGTTACTAATGGACTGTAAGATTCCACTACCAAAAGTCTGTTATTTTCATTATTAAACTCCAATTGATACACTGTTCCTCTTGGTATTATAATATAATCTCCTTCTACAAAAGGTAATTCGCCATATATAGAATGCATAGTGCCTGTTCCTTTGTGTACAAATATCATTTCATCGGCATTGGCATTTTTATAAAAATAATCAGTCATTGATTTTTTTGGAGCTGCCACGGCAATGCTGCAATCACTATTAAACATTAAGGTTTTTCTACTTTCTAAAAAGTCATTTTCAGGCTTAACATCAAAACCAAAAAACTTTCTACACTTCATATTATGCGTTAAAGTAGTTTTAGGAGCAATATTAACAGGCTCGCCCACACTTAAAACTGCCGTAGGCAAGTTGTGATGGTATATTAAAGAGTAAACACTATCAAAACCAATAGTAGAAACTAATTCTTCTGAATAGAGCTTTCCTTTTTCGTTTCTAAATTGTACGTGTCTTTTGTTGGGGATTTCGCCTAATTGAAAATATCTTGACATGGCTTATTGAAGTTTGGTTTAGTGTGTAAAATTACAAAAAATAAAGTAAGATTTTAACTATAAATAGGTTTACACGTATAATAGTTAGATATTTGCCGAAAATTAGAAATTGAATGAAGTTTGGCGATTTTTTAACGGTATTTTTAACCTTATTTGCGGTTATTGATATATTGGGTTCTATTCCTATTATTATAGATTTGCGTGCTAAAATGGGGGCAATTCGTTCGGGTATGGCTACAATTTTTGCCGGAGCACTTATGTTTGCCTTTTTGTTTTTTGGTACAGCCATGCTTAAAGCATTGGGTTTAGATATACAAAGTTTTGCCATAGCCGGTAGTATTGTTATTTTTATTATTGGTTTAGAAATGGTTCTGGGTATTAATATTTTTAAACACGATAATAGTAAAAATGCCAATCATAGTATTATGCCCATAGCTTTTCCGTTAATAGCGGGTGCAGGTACACTTACTACCATTTTATCGTTAAAAGCTGAGTATGATAATCTCACTATCGGCTTGGCTATTTTAGCCAATTTAATAGTGGTTTATGCCGTTTTAAAAATGTCTAAAGTATTAGAATTAAAAATGGGACCAAGCACATTAGAAATATTAAGACGTATATTTGGCGTAATACTTTTAGCAATAGCTATCAAAATTTTTAAATCAAATATTAGTTTTATAGTATAATGGCATTTGGCATACCACCTAAATATGAACTAAGAATAAAACACGGGCTTACCAAAAAAAGCTGTGAAAAAAAAGTACAAAAAGTATTAGATGCTTTAGCTTATTTGAAAGTAGGACACGAAAAAAACGCCTTTGACTACCGCACCAGAAATGGTATAATGACCATGGGCGAACGATTTTTAGTGTATGTAGGCGAAACCGAAATGCTGGTAATAAGTAAAAGCATTAATCCCGGGCAGTTTATAGATTTTGGTAGAAACAAGCAAAATGTAGAACGCTTTATGGAAATTTATGAGGCTGAGGTAGTTTGAAAGGAAATAAGAAGTTTACTACATTTATTTAATAAAAATAACTTATTCTTCCATT is from Chitinophagales bacterium and encodes:
- a CDS encoding VWA domain-containing protein, with the protein product MGALSKFLLLSIALVQFSYAQQDLKVEQKKINEFTQKANSLIWHINLNENKLIIFQQQLNIWNTSKQAKTLPKFQFTQTISEDFVKSLASNPGSENTGNRLFDYKKNIVVLYAKVTMFNNLCLQLQNTKYTINYYKDCMLILEQLDAIAKEFVDLSYDFSLSCAINFKKKDLNEDLYILKNIVGQSKNVIMAMRSKNDIQLKSYLAMLNKALQDANKIVNLNVLRREGEFRIGTLEMENHKKEIENTANEIASWAEQFLQSNKTDEELEVFLYNAVEAFNSSATKTGSAGAYNNLVKQANINFLQYTEEPLPFYAKRTVSQIDVKKEAIATENLLTKKEDLAPEIAKPTVTKAVFDATNENSLEGAKINNIVFLMDVSPSMLKSGKFPLLKSSLLHLMNILRPEDNISLVAYSGDAKLLYPNAGVKDKLKIKILLDTLESSGGTDLVKGLEIAYQIATKSFKPKENNKIIIATDGEFGVSPTALNIVNSNLNKGISLSVMQLNNSADEKKKTYIQNLANTGGGNYRLMSNEQEAKSELMKEVKIK
- a CDS encoding glycine--tRNA ligase; protein product: MAQQDDLFKNIVSHAKEYGFIFQSSEIYDGLSAVYDYGPNGVELKNNIKQYWWKAMVQMHENIVGIDAAIFMHPLTWKASGHVDAFNDPLIDNKQSKKRYRADVLVEEHIEKINQKIQKDVDKAKARFADAFDEAQFRSTNPNVVRRQEEIDAIEARMKKCLENEDWADFKQMIEDLGIADPVSGSKEWTDVRQFNLMFNTQLGNIAGEEGKLYLRPETAQGIFVNFLNVLNTSRQKVPFGIAQIGKAFRNEIVARQFIFRMREFEQMEMQFFVRPGEQKKWYEYWRDTRLNWHKTLGLGADNYRFHDHIKTAHYADAALDIEFNFPFGFKELEGIHSRTDFDLKQHQELSGKKLQYFDPEINESYVPYVIETSIGLDRMFLATLSACLKEEDLGEGKTRTVLSLPPVLAPVKVAIFPLTKKDGLPEKAREIFNKLRVDLAVEYEEKDSIGKRYRRHDAIGTPYCITIDHQTLEDNTVTIRERDTMEQERVDIDKVRQVALERCSWGKVLG
- a CDS encoding T9SS type A sorting domain-containing protein, with protein sequence MRTILFFLSFSLFSWAQSQNCTYTATIDSNYRDDINYQLLFNALDDSTNVNYDSIRMPIAQVEKILGLFTVIDAQAQDFNMHTWEVSLNNSYPMGIRFSIYDSIPWKDTLVQYGNYSSFAPLDSFMQLYNLHSQNYSHLNNFIINEFYSSDILNFNKLMDEFQLFSSYGNIELIYNAIILGMSCDGYFTLKESTAGDTLTFGIQNNWSPFASSSYWRYFIDANCNTTLVSKQVGICPATPIKEIKQNISVYPNPANAILNISIDKKITSYGIYNNFGQVVEEKTLLFNTNSIYVDVQDYPEGIYFIKVNEQYTQFVKK
- a CDS encoding energy transducer TonB; translated protein: MEQKPRNKFKQFHLLGILIFLFLLTFNTAFAQQEKTLLFNEDWQNASTRDAVYKCECYFDSQNRLQGAFNCYDIKTEALVKQFYFTDDKLNGEAKEYYENGEPKLEATYKNGLPVGEWYEYDQKGRIKLHRTFDEQSRLIKDFKQEELTPYEKLQFDMAKKEEPPIYTSECLKLKIDQQKYDCSEQAIQDYVSNPPIPPTYKNNSLYMGKTIQCVVSFRINEKGIVDEAEIMESTGDEFLDELAKAHVLNMVPFESAKEYGSPINYWKDVIINFTF
- a CDS encoding adenosylhomocysteinase, whose translation is MSTNTMNYKVKDISLAEWGRKEIRLAEAEMPGLMSLREEFGASKPLKGARIAGCLHMTIQTAVLIETLVELGADVTWSSCNIFSTQDHAAAAIAAAGVPVFAWKGMNEEEFDWCIEQTLHAFEGGKPLNMILDDGGDLTNMVLDRYPELVKDIRGISEETTTGVHRLYERERKGTLALPAININDSVTKSKFDNKYGCKESLVDSIRRATDLMLAGKTAVVAGYGDVGKGSAASLRNAGVRVTVTEIDPICALQAAMDGFAVKKMENAVKEADIIVTATGNKDIIKGEHFKGMKDKAIVCNIGHFDNEIDMAWLNKNYGNTKDVIKPQVDMYEVDGKNIIVLAEGRLVNLGCATGHPSFVMSNSFTNQVLAQLELWTNTDQYENKVYVLPKHLDEKVAALHLEKIGVELEELSQEQADYIGVPKAGPFKPDYYRY
- a CDS encoding MarC family protein, whose amino-acid sequence is MKFGDFLTVFLTLFAVIDILGSIPIIIDLRAKMGAIRSGMATIFAGALMFAFLFFGTAMLKALGLDIQSFAIAGSIVIFIIGLEMVLGINIFKHDNSKNANHSIMPIAFPLIAGAGTLTTILSLKAEYDNLTIGLAILANLIVVYAVLKMSKVLELKMGPSTLEILRRIFGVILLAIAIKIFKSNISFIV
- a CDS encoding carboxypeptidase-like regulatory domain-containing protein yields the protein MKYYVLLFITLFGVAKAQDISDEIIQFSGYILTPDTLMGIPFASIKISGTNRGTMSNEEGFFSFAAKEGDTILFSCIGFKDSKFAIPTDLQTNKYSIVKLMTTNTYYLDTVRIYPWPTKDMFKQAFLSLDKAEETDTDRALRNLEREYLKEMGENLAYDGRENSNYYLRSEARKFYYAGQAPPQNIFNVFAWAQFIEAWKRGDFKRKAKK
- a CDS encoding RidA family protein, translated to MKYNANNAPKPVGAYPHARRAGNLLFLSGIGPRTTEGDHSGVPGLELDKNGNFKTFDFEAQCHSVFKNVKAVLEDCGAKWDDLVDVTVFLTDMKRDFHTYNKIYAEYFKDNQPCRTTCEIKSLPTPIAIELKCIAYLGKD
- a CDS encoding homogentisate 1,2-dioxygenase, which encodes MSRYFQLGEIPNKRHVQFRNEKGKLYSEELVSTIGFDSVYSLIYHHNLPTAVLSVGEPVNIAPKTTLTHNMKCRKFFGFDVKPENDFLESRKTLMFNSDCSIAVAAPKKSMTDYFYKNANADEMIFVHKGTGTMHSIYGELPFVEGDYIIIPRGTVYQLEFNNENNRLLVVESYSPLVTPKRYRNEFGQLLEHSPFCERDMHPPKKLKSHNEEGKFLIKIKKDDLLYDYTYKFHPFDAVGWDGYLYPYTFSIHNFEPITGRVHLPPPIHQTFASAGLVICSFVPRLYDYHPDAIPAPYNHSNVDSDEVLYYVAPKFMSRTDVVEGMFSLHPLGVPHGPHGEAVEKSIGKKATEELAVMVDTFKPLQITDFALKIEDADYYKSWVH